A single region of the Arthrobacter sp. zg-Y20 genome encodes:
- a CDS encoding MarR family transcriptional regulator has translation MFVLTIDQRNSQGSGDRVPGLLAALAELPMVLPFERSVGDEVQGVCASAETAVDAALQVLRNGNWYVGIGVGPVHEPLPRSPREAGGPAFVAARRAVDRAKKTGDRPAVAVEGSPGAAEAEAVLVLLGRLIAERTESEWRILQHVEPGKWGAQTGAARMLGISSQAVSKAVARAGWQEEWAARPAAAVLLRRADDLAVPPGAGGAGRDGTDPAGMEQI, from the coding sequence ATGTTCGTCCTGACCATTGACCAAAGGAACAGCCAGGGGAGCGGAGACCGTGTTCCGGGGCTCCTGGCTGCCCTCGCTGAGCTGCCCATGGTGCTGCCCTTCGAACGCTCCGTTGGGGATGAGGTACAAGGGGTCTGCGCAAGTGCCGAGACCGCCGTCGACGCCGCTCTCCAGGTCCTCAGGAACGGGAACTGGTACGTGGGAATCGGCGTCGGACCGGTCCATGAACCCTTGCCGCGCAGCCCGCGGGAGGCCGGCGGGCCGGCCTTCGTTGCCGCCCGCCGAGCCGTCGACCGGGCCAAGAAAACCGGCGACCGGCCCGCGGTGGCGGTCGAAGGATCGCCCGGCGCCGCCGAGGCGGAGGCAGTACTCGTACTGCTGGGCCGCTTGATCGCCGAGCGGACAGAGTCGGAATGGCGGATCCTGCAACACGTCGAACCCGGCAAATGGGGAGCCCAGACAGGTGCCGCCCGTATGCTCGGCATCAGCTCCCAGGCAGTGAGTAAGGCCGTAGCGAGGGCGGGGTGGCAGGAGGAATGGGCTGCCCGGCCGGCGGCCGCCGTGCTGCTGCGGCGCGCGGATGACCTCGCCGTACCTCCGGGTGCGGGCGGGGCCGGCAGGGACGGAACAGATCCGGCAGGGATGGAACAGATATGA
- a CDS encoding YciI family protein: MSIFAVEYVYEAGSDELRNEHRPAHRGWLQQLADEGRVLSAGAFADGAGALLLMVAEEESDLLNLLKQDPFAVAGAISGMKTTAWKPAIGAFTDLS, encoded by the coding sequence ATGAGTATTTTTGCAGTTGAGTATGTCTACGAAGCCGGTTCGGATGAACTCCGCAACGAGCACCGCCCCGCGCACCGCGGGTGGCTGCAGCAGCTGGCGGACGAGGGCAGGGTACTGTCCGCCGGAGCGTTTGCCGACGGCGCCGGAGCCCTGCTGCTGATGGTGGCCGAAGAGGAAAGTGATCTGCTCAACCTCCTGAAACAGGATCCGTTCGCCGTTGCGGGCGCCATCTCGGGGATGAAGACCACCGCGTGGAAGCCCGCCATCGGCGCTTTCACGGACCTTTCCTGA
- the ispG gene encoding flavodoxin-dependent (E)-4-hydroxy-3-methylbut-2-enyl-diphosphate synthase translates to MTSVNLGMPAAPPPTLAPRRKTRQIKVGSVGVGSDSPISVQSMTTTPTTDINGTLQQIAELTASGCDIVRVACPSADDAAALPIIAKKSQIPVIADIHFQPKYVFAAIDAGCAAVRVNPGNIRKFDDQVKQIANAAKDAGVSIRIGVNAGSLDPRLLAKYGKATPEALVESAVWEASLFEEHDFHDFKISVKHNDPVVMVRAYELLAERGDWPLHLGVTEAGPAFQGTIKSATAFGALLSKGIGDTIRVSLSAPPVEEVKVGNQILQSLNLRPRKLEIVSCPSCGRAQVDVYTLAEQVTAGLEGMTIPLRVAVMGCVVNGPGEAREADLGVASGNGKGQIFVKGEVIKTVPEDQIVETLIEEAMRIAEEMGEPEGEDAGTGGPMVTVS, encoded by the coding sequence TTGACCTCGGTCAACCTTGGAATGCCAGCTGCACCGCCGCCCACGCTTGCGCCGCGACGCAAAACCCGTCAGATCAAAGTGGGCTCCGTCGGAGTCGGCTCGGACTCGCCCATCAGCGTCCAGTCCATGACCACCACCCCCACCACGGACATCAACGGCACGCTGCAGCAGATCGCCGAGCTGACGGCGTCGGGCTGCGACATTGTCCGCGTCGCCTGCCCCAGCGCCGACGACGCAGCCGCCCTGCCGATCATCGCGAAGAAGTCACAGATTCCCGTGATCGCGGACATCCACTTCCAGCCGAAGTACGTCTTTGCGGCCATCGACGCCGGCTGTGCAGCGGTTCGCGTGAACCCCGGCAACATCCGCAAGTTTGACGACCAGGTCAAGCAGATCGCCAATGCCGCCAAGGACGCCGGCGTCTCCATCCGCATCGGTGTCAACGCCGGTTCGCTGGATCCCCGGCTGCTGGCCAAGTACGGCAAGGCCACGCCGGAGGCCCTGGTGGAATCCGCCGTGTGGGAAGCGTCCCTGTTCGAGGAACACGACTTCCACGACTTCAAGATCTCCGTGAAGCACAATGACCCTGTGGTCATGGTGCGGGCCTACGAACTGCTGGCCGAACGCGGCGACTGGCCCCTGCACCTGGGCGTGACCGAAGCCGGCCCCGCGTTCCAGGGCACCATCAAGTCCGCCACCGCGTTCGGTGCGCTGCTGTCCAAGGGCATCGGTGACACCATCCGCGTCTCCCTCTCCGCTCCGCCGGTGGAGGAAGTCAAGGTGGGCAACCAGATCCTGCAGTCGCTGAACCTGCGCCCGCGCAAGCTCGAAATCGTGTCCTGCCCGTCCTGCGGCCGCGCCCAGGTGGATGTCTACACCCTGGCCGAGCAGGTCACCGCCGGACTGGAAGGCATGACCATTCCGCTGCGCGTAGCCGTAATGGGCTGCGTAGTAAACGGTCCCGGTGAAGCACGCGAGGCTGATCTGGGTGTAGCCTCCGGTAACGGCAAGGGACAGATTTTTGTCAAGGGCGAAGTCATCAAGACCGTCCCCGAGGACCAGATTGTGGAAACCCTTATCGAAGAAGCGATGAGGATCGCGGAAGAGATGGGGGAACCCGAGGGTGAGGATGCTGGGACGGGTGGCCCCATGGTTACCGTCAGCTAA
- a CDS encoding GNAT family N-acetyltransferase has translation MAPWLPSAKPANTVRSAATSAALRILRDEDTVALWDLAAADPVANIFMLSHLETTRTAAPTSAGGRIVGVFDGGTLIGACWAGVNVVPVGLDADTGPEVGSYLARSRNRFSSVFGPSEAVLSIWSQLRQSSPEPFDVRPDQPLLQMTAESGVAPAPGLRAARPGDLDVLLPACTAMFEEEVGYSPVSNGDRHYRQRVKNLIDRRHSLMDLDAAGQVVFKAELGTVSSQAVQVQGVWMNPAYRGRGLSRSYMSAVVAAALDIAPITSLYVNSYNAPARATYEAVGFEQVGTFATVLF, from the coding sequence GTGGCCCCATGGTTACCGTCAGCTAAGCCGGCGAACACGGTCCGCAGCGCCGCCACGAGTGCGGCGCTGCGGATCCTGCGCGACGAAGACACCGTAGCGCTGTGGGACTTGGCCGCCGCCGATCCGGTGGCCAATATTTTTATGCTCTCGCACTTGGAGACCACCCGTACCGCCGCGCCCACCTCGGCAGGGGGCCGCATTGTGGGGGTGTTCGACGGCGGCACCCTCATCGGTGCCTGCTGGGCGGGCGTCAACGTGGTCCCCGTGGGCCTGGACGCCGATACCGGGCCGGAGGTTGGCAGCTACCTTGCCCGGTCCCGGAACCGCTTCTCCTCCGTCTTCGGCCCGTCGGAGGCCGTGCTCTCCATCTGGTCCCAGCTGCGGCAGTCCTCCCCGGAGCCTTTTGATGTCCGCCCCGATCAGCCTCTGCTGCAGATGACGGCGGAATCCGGCGTCGCCCCGGCACCCGGGCTGCGCGCCGCACGTCCCGGTGACCTGGATGTGCTGCTGCCGGCGTGTACGGCCATGTTCGAGGAAGAGGTGGGGTATTCGCCCGTCTCCAACGGAGACCGGCATTACCGGCAGCGGGTGAAGAACCTCATTGACCGCAGGCATTCCCTGATGGATCTCGACGCCGCCGGGCAAGTGGTCTTCAAGGCGGAACTGGGCACAGTGTCCAGCCAGGCCGTGCAGGTCCAGGGGGTCTGGATGAACCCGGCGTACCGCGGACGGGGCCTGAGCCGCTCCTACATGTCCGCCGTCGTCGCCGCCGCGCTGGACATTGCCCCCATCACCAGCCTGTACGTGAACTCCTACAACGCGCCCGCCCGCGCCACGTACGAGGCCGTCGGCTTTGAGCAGGTGGGCACCTTCGCCACCGTCCTGTTTTAG